The proteins below are encoded in one region of Plutella xylostella chromosome 13, ilPluXylo3.1, whole genome shotgun sequence:
- the LOC105382752 gene encoding trypsin 3A1: MFKAVTLFFIVCGVVNTFELNFSTLSSSFSNALNWVVRPDYTYDGRIVGGQEANIEDHPYQVSFVVNNSYFCGGFIVSERYIVTAAHCAQKVDPATVVLRAGSSFRKNGTVIPIATVTPHPQYDSPAFDKDVAVMKTVDPIEFSEAVQPISLPWKNRRMVGGTEIVVSGWGRLKQDAKGIPERLYDVQIPVVYRAECQAAYITVLTENEFCGGNFFLGGQGTCQGDSGGAAIQDGMAVGIVSFGRGCGQRLSPSVFADVAAPTIRNFIREHTGL; encoded by the exons atgtttaaggccgtaactttgttttttatagtCTGCGGAGTTGTTAATACTTTTG AGCTAAACTTCAGCACGCTATCCTCTTCGTTCAGCAACGCGTTGAACTGGGTGGTGCGCCCGGACTATACGTACGACGGGCGCATAGTCGGCGGGCAGGAGGCCAACATCGAGGACCACCCGTACCAG GTATCATTCGTCGTCAACAACTCGTACTTCTGCGGCGGCTTCATCGTCAGCGAGCGGTACATCGTCACCGCCGCGCACTGCGCTCAGAA AGTGGACCCAGCGACCGTGGTCCTCCGCGCCGGCAGTTCCTTCAGGAAGAATGGCACCGTGATCCCCATCGCCACCGTCACCCCGCACCCGCAGTACGACAGTCCCGCCTTCGACAAAGACGTGGCCGTGATGAAGACAGTCGACCCCATCGAGTTCTCCGAGGCGGTCCAGCCGATATCCCTGCCGTGGAAGAATCGGAGGATGGTCGGCGGGACGGAGATTGTTGTCAGTGGCTGGGGGAGGTTGAAG CAAGACGCGAAGGGCATCCCGGAGCGGCTGTACGACGTGCAGATCCCGGTGGTGTACCGCGCCGAGTGCCAGGCCGCCTACATCACCGTGCTGACAGAGAACGAGTTCTGCGGCGGGAACTTCTTCCTGGGGGGGCAGGGGACTTGCCAG GGTGACTCCGGCGGCGCGGCCATCCAGGACGGCATGGCGGTGGGCATCGTGTCGTTCGGGCGCGGCTGCGGGCAGCGCCTGTCACCCAGCGTGTTCGCCGACGTCGCCGCGCCCACCATACGCAACTTCATCAGGGAACACACCGGACTTTAG